A genome region from Paenibacillus pabuli includes the following:
- a CDS encoding amidohydrolase — protein sequence MTTNRWVIHNGKFAVNQGTEWTVVQGYMVVEDDKIVHIGETLQDGDENLPKVDGKGLVFLPGLINTHGHAAMSLLRGHGDDLALQVWLQEKMWPMEAKMTSEDVYWGTSLSVLEMLKGGTTAFLDMYDHMDQVAKVVEQSGIRAALARGVIGLCSEEEQLRKLQESAAFAREWNGQAGGRITTIISPHAPYTCPPDYIEKLVQVAHDLDLPLHTHMSETLREVEQNVTDYGLRPVAHLEKLGFFSRPSLVAHAVHLNDEEIEILARHDVAVSHNPGSNLKLASGVARVPDLLKAGVTVSLGTDGPASNNNLDMFEEMRLAALIHKGVSGDPTAVPAGEALLLGTGYGAKSIFLNNTGVLQVGMKADFIALNIEQAHFYPHTDLISHTIYSASAKDVEHVWVDGKQLVKHGECLTMDEERILRESQLAFDGLLAR from the coding sequence ATGACGACAAATAGATGGGTAATTCATAACGGCAAATTTGCTGTGAATCAGGGTACGGAATGGACTGTGGTTCAAGGATATATGGTCGTTGAAGACGACAAGATTGTGCATATTGGTGAGACACTGCAAGATGGAGATGAGAACCTGCCGAAGGTTGATGGCAAAGGACTGGTCTTTTTGCCGGGTCTGATCAATACGCATGGTCACGCAGCCATGTCGCTTCTGAGAGGTCATGGGGACGATCTGGCCCTGCAAGTATGGCTTCAGGAGAAAATGTGGCCTATGGAGGCGAAAATGACGTCTGAGGACGTGTATTGGGGTACCTCCCTTTCTGTATTAGAAATGCTGAAAGGCGGAACGACTGCATTTCTGGATATGTATGACCATATGGACCAGGTGGCGAAGGTGGTTGAACAATCCGGTATCCGGGCCGCATTGGCACGTGGTGTTATTGGTCTCTGTTCTGAAGAAGAGCAATTGCGCAAACTGCAGGAATCGGCTGCGTTTGCACGCGAGTGGAACGGACAAGCTGGTGGTCGAATTACGACGATCATCTCACCGCATGCGCCGTATACTTGCCCTCCGGATTACATAGAGAAGCTGGTACAGGTTGCACATGATCTGGATCTGCCGCTGCACACCCATATGTCGGAAACCCTTCGCGAAGTCGAACAGAATGTAACGGATTATGGTCTGCGTCCAGTAGCACATTTGGAAAAGCTCGGTTTCTTCTCTCGTCCTTCTCTCGTAGCTCACGCTGTGCATTTGAATGATGAGGAGATTGAAATTCTGGCACGCCATGATGTAGCGGTCTCTCACAATCCGGGAAGCAACCTGAAGCTTGCTTCGGGTGTTGCGCGAGTTCCGGATCTGCTGAAAGCTGGAGTAACCGTATCTCTGGGAACAGACGGACCTGCAAGCAACAACAACCTGGATATGTTTGAAGAGATGAGACTGGCTGCTTTGATTCATAAGGGCGTATCCGGTGACCCAACAGCGGTACCAGCGGGGGAAGCGCTGCTGCTCGGAACGGGGTATGGTGCCAAATCCATCTTCCTGAACAATACGGGAGTACTCCAAGTAGGCATGAAGGCTGATTTCATTGCGCTAAATATTGAACAAGCACACTTCTATCCGCACACGGATCTGATCTCTCATACCATTTACTCCGCTTCAGCCAAAGATGTGGAGCATGTGTGGGTCGACGGCAAGCAGCTGGTGAAACATGGCGAATGTCTTACTATGGATGAAGAGCGCATTCTGCGCGAGTCTCAACTTGCATTTGACGGACTGCTCGCCCGTTAA